The proteins below are encoded in one region of Mesoplasma melaleucae:
- the smpB gene encoding SsrA-binding protein SmpB, which produces MGEHVIALNKKARFNYEILETWEAGIELYGPEIKAIRNHEANISEAFILIRKKEAFLINANIKKYDYANFVKGIDPLRTRKLLLNKKEINKILKRVMLEKLTIVPLKLYLKGNYAKLEIGLGRGKKLHDKRETIKKRDTERKELRKFKY; this is translated from the coding sequence ATGGGTGAGCATGTTATAGCATTAAACAAAAAAGCCAGATTTAATTACGAAATACTTGAAACTTGAGAAGCAGGAATCGAGTTGTATGGACCTGAAATTAAAGCAATCAGAAATCATGAAGCTAATATTTCAGAAGCTTTTATATTAATTAGAAAAAAAGAAGCTTTTTTAATTAATGCAAATATTAAAAAATATGATTATGCAAATTTTGTTAAAGGAATTGATCCTTTAAGAACTAGAAAACTACTATTAAATAAAAAAGAAATTAATAAAATTTTAAAAAGAGTAATGCTTGAAAAATTAACAATAGTTCCTTTAAAACTTTATTTAAAAGGTAACTACGCTAAGCTTGAAATAGGACTTGGCCGTGGTAAAAAACTACATGATAAAAGAGAAACTATTAAAAAAAGAGATACTGAAAGAAAAGAACTACGCAAGTTTAAATATTAG
- the rnr gene encoding ribonuclease R — protein sequence MNKEIIIQKIRNNNEKISINSLASKLNYFDLPELEKILNELNEENDIAFTTEKNIYLIDNQYKKGSLRLNPKGFGFVNNVLHPEEESYFVAPTNLNGCFDSDEVVYKVVKEEDKTRAEIVELALRVKEFLIGEIVRSFDGKFLDFIPSDQSFTGFRIRILNKQEFPIQEYQIVKAKIVSIKDRLMFVRLKKVIGDPRKASDRILSIAEEFEIRTEFEKATLKEAEKVNIPVDNETDEINKRMNNPLLDKMVVTIDGIDSKDLDDAICVEKQANGEFKLYVAIADVSHYVKPKTPLDNEALTRGNSTYLANRVLPMLPKILSDDLCSLNPNTKKFALACEMKFDKTGKMLSKKVYETIMISKVRLNYTEVNKYIENKIWNHCDESKNMIDQAIELFKLIEQVKIKRGTITFDVREPKVVMDENSNVIEIKARQTGESEKLIEQFMISANEAIAEIVNEMELPFIYRNHDKPDEEDLITWYQSLKSFGIDPKLTPAEMIDPLNINKTLKQISQQTKDPIEEELLNLSLLRYMAKAKYELENIGHFGLSSPCYTHFTSPIRRYSDLIVHRFLKQYVINKNYDEKTLELNEAFVKKASVIINETETASVDCEREVVKACTVEYMSDKIGNIYEGTISVALKFGIFVQLDNMVEGLVHISNLEPNIVYDETNKILIKHDNTFYRMGQKVKIKVISADIRKRKIDFILVK from the coding sequence ATGAATAAAGAAATAATAATACAAAAAATTAGAAATAATAATGAAAAAATATCAATAAACAGTTTAGCATCAAAACTAAACTATTTTGATTTACCTGAATTAGAAAAAATATTAAATGAACTAAACGAAGAAAATGATATTGCATTTACTACTGAAAAAAATATTTATTTAATAGATAACCAATACAAAAAAGGTAGTTTAAGGTTGAACCCAAAGGGTTTTGGATTTGTTAATAATGTTTTACACCCTGAAGAAGAATCATACTTTGTGGCCCCAACTAATTTAAATGGTTGTTTTGATAGTGATGAAGTTGTTTATAAAGTTGTAAAAGAAGAAGACAAAACAAGAGCTGAAATAGTTGAGTTAGCTTTAAGAGTAAAAGAATTTTTAATTGGTGAAATTGTCAGAAGTTTTGATGGTAAGTTTTTAGACTTCATTCCAAGCGATCAATCTTTTACAGGTTTTAGAATAAGAATCTTAAATAAACAAGAATTCCCAATTCAAGAATATCAAATTGTTAAAGCAAAAATTGTTTCAATTAAAGATCGCTTAATGTTTGTTAGATTAAAAAAAGTTATTGGTGATCCAAGAAAAGCTAGTGATCGAATTTTATCAATTGCAGAGGAATTTGAAATTAGAACAGAATTTGAAAAAGCAACTTTGAAAGAAGCTGAAAAAGTTAATATTCCAGTTGATAATGAAACTGATGAAATTAATAAAAGAATGAATAACCCTTTATTAGATAAAATGGTTGTGACAATTGATGGAATTGATTCAAAAGATTTAGATGATGCAATTTGTGTTGAAAAACAAGCGAACGGTGAATTTAAATTATATGTAGCAATTGCTGATGTTAGTCATTATGTTAAACCTAAAACACCATTAGATAATGAAGCATTAACTAGAGGAAATTCAACTTACTTAGCAAATAGAGTTTTACCAATGTTACCAAAAATTTTAAGTGATGATTTATGTTCATTAAATCCAAACACTAAAAAATTTGCTTTAGCATGTGAAATGAAGTTTGATAAAACTGGAAAAATGTTAAGCAAAAAAGTTTATGAAACAATTATGATTTCAAAAGTGAGATTAAACTATACTGAAGTTAATAAATACATTGAAAACAAAATATGAAATCATTGTGATGAATCTAAAAATATGATTGATCAAGCAATTGAATTATTTAAATTAATTGAGCAAGTAAAAATTAAGCGTGGAACAATTACTTTTGACGTTCGTGAACCAAAAGTTGTAATGGACGAAAACAGTAATGTTATTGAAATTAAAGCAAGACAAACTGGTGAATCAGAAAAATTAATTGAACAGTTCATGATTAGTGCTAATGAAGCTATTGCTGAAATAGTTAATGAAATGGAACTACCATTTATTTATAGAAATCACGATAAACCTGATGAAGAAGATTTGATAACTTGATACCAATCTTTAAAATCATTTGGAATTGATCCTAAATTAACACCAGCTGAAATGATTGATCCTTTAAACATTAATAAAACATTAAAACAAATTAGTCAGCAAACAAAAGATCCAATTGAAGAAGAGCTGTTAAACTTATCACTTTTAAGATATATGGCAAAAGCAAAATATGAATTAGAAAATATTGGACACTTTGGATTATCAAGTCCATGTTATACCCACTTTACTTCTCCAATCCGAAGATACAGTGACTTAATTGTGCATAGATTTTTAAAACAATATGTTATTAATAAGAACTATGATGAAAAGACACTAGAATTAAATGAAGCATTTGTTAAAAAGGCATCAGTTATAATTAATGAAACTGAAACTGCAAGTGTTGATTGTGAACGTGAAGTTGTTAAGGCTTGTACAGTTGAATATATGAGTGATAAAATTGGTAATATATATGAAGGAACAATTTCAGTTGCTTTAAAATTCGGAATTTTTGTTCAGTTAGATAATATGGTTGAAGGACTAGTTCATATTTCAAATCTTGAACCAAATATTGTTTATGATGAAACAAATAAAATTTTAATTAAACATGACAATACATTTTATAGAATGGGACAAAAAGTTAAAATTAAAGTAATAAGTGCTGATATTAGAAAAAGAAAAATTGATTTTATTTTAGTTAAATAA
- a CDS encoding Gfo/Idh/MocA family protein: MKFGTIGTGWIVKKFLDAAKNFKELEYSVCYSRKTETAQKFLNELNNVETAVITDLEQLAKSDCDFIYVASPNGLHYQHAKLLLENSKNVILEKPATFKVEEIIELKNLANQNKVILLEATKSIHVEELKIIEDFIKQENVNSAVFNLNQYSIRMPNVKQGIYNSVFDFELGKGSSFDLNVYPVELAVKLFGKVKEVKAANVRLENKVAILNYSILVHENNIVTSITCSKNNYQTINSQIFAEDKNIEIKNITSIDEFAINNSILRVAPLVIKNKKKNAMWYQLNDFISLIKNKDFVKMNEWLDITIETIRVLGIIENNN, encoded by the coding sequence ATGAAATTTGGAACAATTGGGACAGGATGAATAGTAAAAAAATTCTTAGATGCTGCAAAAAATTTTAAAGAACTTGAATATAGTGTTTGTTATAGTAGAAAAACAGAAACAGCACAAAAATTTTTAAACGAATTGAATAATGTTGAAACAGCAGTAATAACAGATTTAGAACAATTAGCAAAATCTGATTGTGATTTTATTTATGTAGCTTCACCAAATGGCTTACATTATCAACATGCAAAATTATTATTAGAAAATTCTAAAAATGTTATTTTAGAAAAGCCAGCAACTTTTAAAGTAGAAGAAATTATAGAACTTAAAAATCTTGCAAATCAAAATAAAGTTATTTTATTAGAAGCAACTAAATCAATTCATGTTGAAGAATTAAAAATTATTGAAGATTTTATCAAACAAGAAAATGTTAATTCAGCCGTATTTAATTTAAACCAATATTCAATCAGAATGCCTAATGTTAAACAAGGAATTTATAATTCAGTTTTTGATTTCGAATTGGGAAAAGGGTCATCTTTTGATTTAAATGTTTACCCTGTTGAACTAGCAGTTAAATTATTTGGGAAAGTTAAAGAAGTAAAAGCTGCTAATGTTAGATTAGAAAATAAAGTTGCAATATTAAATTATTCAATTTTAGTGCATGAAAATAATATAGTGACCTCTATTACATGTTCTAAAAATAATTATCAAACAATTAACTCACAAATATTTGCTGAAGATAAAAATATTGAAATTAAAAACATTACATCAATTGATGAGTTTGCAATTAACAACTCAATTTTAAGGGTTGCACCACTTGTAATCAAAAACAAAAAGAAAAACGCAATGTGATATCAACTTAATGACTTTATAAGTTTAATTAAAAACAAAGACTTTGTAAAAATGAATGAATGATTAGATATTACAATCGAAACAATAAGAGTTCTTGGCATAATTGAAAATAACAACTAG
- the rny gene encoding ribonuclease Y, whose product MGIIIGLIIVSVALVISLCSLVYILTSKSQKILNAKKIKEAKIERKKILSETYREINEQKKSFEDNLQFEKNKLEVSKQNIENENNLLVKEKMIIQKQQETLDVKNNDLDKRISAYSNKREELIKRLEVISNMTSFEAKAELMKNVESKIQYEIVSQIKQAENLAHSRAKEISNAIILSAMERFKTDIVNEKTTNIVKLPNDEIKGWIIGKDGRNLKTFEQLAGVEIIIDDTPEIVTISSFNPIRREIATKTLEKLLIDKRIQPIKIEKELKNQEALIEETILEIGYQVMDELAIHDMDKELVKLVGKLKYRTSYGQNVLLHSVEVAKIASTIASELGLNDKQALRAGLLHDIGKALDFEKTGSHVFLGVEAARKYGEDEVIINSIEAHHEDVAKKSEIAVIVAIADGISASKPGARNNSIEDFIVRMKEIEKIGNNIPGIAKTYAFQAGRQIRVIVDPVTTDDNDLVRILETLKNDLKNSVIIPGEITITAIREKREILVFN is encoded by the coding sequence ATGGGAATTATTATAGGACTGATTATTGTATCAGTAGCCTTAGTAATATCACTATGCTCATTGGTTTATATATTAACTTCTAAATCTCAAAAAATCTTAAATGCAAAAAAGATTAAAGAAGCTAAAATTGAAAGAAAAAAAATTCTCTCAGAAACATATAGAGAAATTAATGAACAAAAAAAGTCATTTGAAGATAATCTTCAATTTGAAAAAAATAAATTAGAGGTTTCAAAACAAAACATTGAAAATGAAAATAACTTACTTGTAAAAGAAAAAATGATCATCCAAAAACAACAAGAAACACTTGATGTTAAAAATAATGATTTAGATAAAAGAATTAGCGCTTATTCTAATAAAAGAGAAGAGTTAATTAAACGATTAGAAGTTATTAGTAATATGACAAGTTTTGAAGCAAAAGCTGAACTAATGAAAAATGTTGAATCAAAAATTCAATATGAAATTGTTAGTCAAATTAAACAAGCAGAAAACCTAGCACATTCAAGAGCAAAGGAAATATCAAATGCAATTATTTTATCTGCAATGGAAAGATTTAAAACTGATATAGTTAATGAAAAAACAACTAATATTGTTAAACTTCCAAATGATGAAATTAAAGGTTGAATTATTGGTAAAGATGGTAGAAACCTTAAAACTTTTGAACAGTTAGCTGGAGTTGAAATAATTATTGATGACACGCCTGAAATTGTTACAATTTCATCTTTTAATCCAATTAGAAGAGAAATTGCTACAAAAACTTTAGAAAAACTTTTGATTGACAAAAGAATTCAACCAATTAAAATTGAAAAAGAATTAAAGAATCAAGAAGCTTTAATTGAAGAAACAATATTAGAAATTGGTTATCAAGTAATGGATGAATTAGCAATTCATGATATGGATAAAGAACTAGTTAAATTAGTTGGAAAACTAAAATACAGAACAAGTTATGGTCAAAATGTATTATTACATTCTGTTGAAGTCGCAAAAATTGCTTCAACTATTGCATCAGAACTTGGTTTAAATGATAAACAAGCTTTACGTGCTGGTCTATTACATGATATTGGTAAAGCGCTTGATTTTGAAAAAACTGGTAGTCACGTTTTCTTGGGAGTTGAGGCTGCTAGAAAATATGGTGAAGACGAAGTAATCATAAATTCTATTGAAGCCCATCATGAAGATGTAGCAAAAAAAAGTGAAATAGCAGTTATTGTCGCAATAGCAGATGGTATTAGTGCTTCAAAACCAGGTGCTAGAAATAATTCAATTGAAGATTTCATTGTCAGAATGAAAGAAATTGAAAAAATTGGAAATAATATACCAGGTATAGCTAAAACTTATGCATTCCAAGCAGGAAGACAAATCAGAGTTATTGTTGATCCAGTAACAACTGATGACAATGATTTAGTTAGAATATTAGAAACTCTAAAAAATGACTTAAAAAATAGTGTTATTATTCCAGGTGAAATAACAATTACAGCAATAAGAGAAAAAAGAGAAATCTTAGTATTTAATTAA
- the recA gene encoding recombinase RecA — protein MNMNNTKVEGSTLKTMTNKNDIWKNEALISALKTIEKNYGKEALTVYNENENIEHEVISSGSFLIDQAIGIGGYPKGRVIEIFGPESSGKTTLALHAIAEAQKQEGIAAFIDAEHSLDLNYARKIGVDINNLLVSQPSYGEEALDILETLVKSNSVSIVVIDSVAALVPKIELKGEMSDQAIGLQARMMSKALRKLNGAISKSKTTVIFINQLREKIGVMFGNPETTTGGRALKFFSTIRIEVRKGESILDGGIVVANKVKVKIVKNKVAAPFKQTLITIGYDKGIERINEIIELSTLYNILDKSGVSYSYKNEKIGQGKNAVKEWMINNLEKAAQIENDLAKYIKSE, from the coding sequence ATGAACATGAATAATACAAAAGTAGAAGGGAGTACTTTAAAAACAATGACTAATAAAAATGACATTTGAAAAAATGAAGCTTTAATATCTGCTTTAAAAACAATTGAAAAAAATTATGGTAAAGAAGCTTTAACTGTTTACAATGAAAATGAAAACATTGAGCATGAAGTAATCTCATCAGGATCTTTTCTGATTGATCAAGCAATTGGGATTGGTGGATATCCTAAAGGAAGAGTTATAGAAATTTTTGGACCTGAATCATCAGGTAAAACAACATTAGCATTGCATGCTATTGCAGAAGCACAAAAGCAAGAAGGCATTGCTGCTTTTATTGATGCTGAACATTCACTTGATTTAAATTATGCTAGAAAAATTGGAGTAGATATTAATAATTTACTTGTTAGCCAACCTTCATATGGTGAAGAGGCTTTAGATATTTTAGAAACACTAGTTAAATCAAACTCAGTTAGTATAGTTGTAATTGATTCTGTTGCAGCATTAGTACCTAAAATTGAATTAAAAGGTGAAATGTCTGATCAAGCAATTGGTTTACAAGCGCGTATGATGTCAAAAGCATTAAGAAAATTAAATGGTGCAATTTCAAAATCAAAAACAACAGTAATCTTTATTAATCAATTAAGAGAAAAAATTGGAGTTATGTTTGGAAATCCTGAAACAACAACAGGTGGAAGAGCATTAAAATTCTTTTCAACTATTAGAATAGAAGTTAGAAAAGGTGAGTCAATCCTTGATGGTGGAATTGTTGTTGCTAACAAAGTAAAAGTTAAAATAGTTAAAAACAAAGTTGCAGCACCTTTCAAACAAACACTAATTACAATTGGTTATGATAAAGGGATTGAAAGAATAAATGAAATTATTGAATTATCTACACTTTACAATATCCTAGATAAATCAGGTGTTTCATATTCATATAAAAATGAAAAAATTGGTCAAGGTAAAAATGCAGTTAAAGAATGAATGATTAATAATCTTGAAAAAGCTGCACAAATAGAAAACGATTTAGCTAAATACATTAAGAGCGAATAA
- a CDS encoding CinA family protein: METMKKLVDYLKTNNKTISTCESYTGGMFANEITNISGASTVFVGAFISYQNSFKQNIVGVDEQIIKKYGVVSEECAIEMAQKTLQLTNSDYAISFTGNAGPLALENKQVGLAYICVCSKTNYQTIKIQKPNLDRIQFKNEGLVNALNLFLDFVK, translated from the coding sequence ATGGAAACAATGAAAAAACTTGTAGATTACTTAAAAACAAATAATAAAACTATTTCTACTTGTGAATCATACACTGGTGGAATGTTTGCAAACGAAATAACAAACATTTCAGGAGCAAGTACTGTTTTTGTTGGCGCTTTTATAAGTTATCAAAATTCATTTAAACAAAACATTGTTGGTGTTGATGAACAAATTATTAAAAAATATGGAGTTGTATCAGAAGAATGTGCGATTGAAATGGCACAAAAAACATTGCAGTTAACTAATTCTGATTATGCAATTAGCTTTACAGGTAATGCAGGACCTTTAGCACTAGAAAACAAACAAGTAGGATTAGCTTATATTTGTGTGTGTTCTAAAACTAATTATCAAACAATTAAAATTCAAAAACCTAATCTTGATCGCATTCAATTTAAAAATGAAGGTTTAGTTAATGCATTAAATCTTTTTTTAGATTTTGTAAAATAA
- a CDS encoding DivIVA domain-containing protein: MKKPDILAEQILHEKFPTEFPGYKMESVNNFLDKVYIEMKAYEEEVIILNGILEENKIRIAELESKNNHYQSRSAEAEKQLMEFKKKQLSNSDFVKQTKGIDVIQKSLKEIKQTLEKLENK; encoded by the coding sequence GTGAAAAAACCAGATATTTTAGCAGAACAAATTTTGCATGAAAAATTTCCTACAGAATTTCCGGGTTACAAAATGGAAAGTGTTAATAATTTTTTAGATAAAGTTTATATTGAAATGAAAGCATATGAAGAAGAAGTAATTATTTTAAATGGAATACTTGAAGAAAATAAAATCAGAATAGCTGAGTTAGAGTCAAAAAATAATCATTATCAATCTCGTTCAGCAGAAGCAGAAAAACAATTGATGGAATTTAAAAAAAAACAATTATCAAATTCTGATTTTGTTAAACAAACAAAAGGAATTGACGTAATTCAAAAATCACTTAAAGAAATTAAACAAACACTTGAAAAATTGGAAAATAAATAA
- a CDS encoding Holliday junction resolvase RecU gives MYKGLYFEFEAKETYKEYFYFHLIRKNQNTKLKLVADYKGIAFLIIYFGNYEEFFLVDYLTLLNWVNKNKKPFHTNDF, from the coding sequence ATTTATAAAGGACTATATTTTGAATTTGAAGCAAAAGAAACATATAAGGAATACTTTTATTTTCACTTAATTAGAAAAAATCAGAATACAAAGTTAAAACTAGTTGCAGATTATAAAGGAATTGCTTTTTTAATTATTTATTTTGGCAACTATGAAGAATTCTTTTTGGTTGATTATCTAACACTACTTAATTGAGTAAACAAAAATAAAAAACCATTCCATACGAATGATTTTTAG
- a CDS encoding DnaD family protein produces MLIELLAKGLFSKHKLLLENYKKISMNENQVMIVLLTMQFSDENKKMITPLKLSKFMNISIDTIEVELQDLVDKRLVKIKPKEIDFSQLFLKIVLMIENDSIKKGETYFIQTIEKEIGWKFTVPQIEEIKDLLQTSISKQQVLDILYKHQIADYDNFLKLIGKYSNKIEKSLKFNWLEN; encoded by the coding sequence ATGCTTATAGAATTATTAGCTAAGGGATTGTTTTCAAAACATAAATTATTATTAGAAAACTATAAAAAGATTTCTATGAATGAAAATCAAGTAATGATAGTTTTACTAACAATGCAGTTTAGTGATGAGAATAAGAAAATGATCACGCCTTTAAAATTATCTAAATTTATGAATATTTCAATTGATACTATTGAAGTTGAGTTACAAGATTTAGTAGATAAAAGACTTGTGAAAATTAAGCCAAAAGAAATTGATTTCAGTCAGCTGTTTTTAAAAATAGTTTTAATGATTGAAAATGACTCAATTAAAAAGGGTGAAACATATTTCATTCAAACAATCGAAAAAGAAATTGGCTGAAAATTTACAGTTCCTCAAATTGAAGAAATCAAAGATCTATTACAAACTTCAATTTCAAAACAACAAGTTTTAGATATTTTATATAAACATCAAATTGCAGATTATGATAACTTTTTAAAATTAATTGGAAAGTATTCAAACAAAATTGAAAAATCACTTAAATTTAATTGATTAGAAAATTAA
- a CDS encoding HU family DNA-binding protein: MTKKDLINEIIANENISKVECESVVNSLFDLMIEELSSGKEVSIAGFGKFTISERAAREGINPSTGDKITIAASKSAKFKAAKQLKEKLN, translated from the coding sequence ATGACAAAAAAAGATTTAATCAATGAAATTATTGCTAATGAAAATATATCAAAAGTTGAATGTGAATCAGTAGTTAATTCATTATTCGATTTAATGATTGAAGAATTATCTTCAGGAAAAGAAGTTTCAATCGCAGGATTTGGAAAATTCACAATTAGCGAAAGAGCAGCAAGAGAAGGAATCAACCCATCAACAGGTGATAAAATTACCATTGCAGCTTCAAAATCAGCTAAATTTAAAGCAGCTAAACAATTAAAAGAAAAATTAAACTAA
- a CDS encoding NAD(P)H-dependent glycerol-3-phosphate dehydrogenase, whose product MNKKNITIIGTGAYGTALANVLADNDNNVIMYGIVEQQIDDINIYHQNSVFLDSKKINKKIKATNSMPAALENTDILILGVPTVAIKHVVNDIIKYAKKPMDVINTAKGLDEESLGLLSTKIKKYFEGSSVIKTYSALYGPSIAVEVVDRQPTAIMIASETIEKAKELCEVFSNEYFYMYPTTDIAGCEISAALKNAIAIGGGILKAYDAGDNAHATLLTLGLNEMYEFGKHFGAKLETFLNFAGLGDLILTASSKKSRNFRLGEKIVENNDAKKALEAFNLTVEGVETARIAYEIGKKYQIDMNFFEIIYNILYNNVKPISLLNNVFRDVKLV is encoded by the coding sequence ATGAACAAAAAAAATATAACAATTATTGGAACAGGAGCTTATGGAACAGCATTAGCAAATGTTTTAGCAGATAATGATAACAACGTTATCATGTATGGGATTGTAGAACAACAAATCGATGACATTAATATTTATCATCAAAACTCAGTTTTCCTTGATAGCAAGAAAATTAACAAAAAAATTAAAGCAACAAACTCAATGCCAGCTGCTTTAGAAAATACTGATATTTTAATTTTAGGAGTACCAACAGTAGCAATCAAGCATGTGGTTAATGATATTATCAAATATGCTAAAAAGCCAATGGATGTTATTAACACAGCTAAAGGTTTAGATGAAGAAAGTTTAGGATTACTTTCAACTAAAATTAAAAAATATTTTGAGGGATCAAGTGTAATAAAAACTTACTCAGCTTTATATGGGCCTTCGATTGCAGTTGAAGTTGTTGATCGTCAACCAACAGCTATTATGATTGCATCTGAGACAATCGAAAAAGCAAAAGAATTATGTGAAGTATTTTCAAATGAATACTTCTATATGTACCCAACAACAGATATCGCTGGTTGTGAAATATCAGCTGCATTAAAAAATGCAATTGCAATTGGTGGAGGGATTCTTAAAGCATATGATGCTGGAGATAATGCGCATGCTACCTTACTAACACTTGGACTAAATGAAATGTATGAATTTGGTAAGCATTTTGGAGCTAAATTAGAGACATTTTTAAACTTTGCTGGGTTGGGTGACTTAATCCTTACAGCATCAAGTAAAAAGTCAAGAAACTTTAGACTTGGAGAGAAAATAGTTGAAAATAATGACGCTAAAAAAGCTCTTGAAGCCTTTAATTTAACTGTTGAAGGGGTAGAAACAGCTAGAATAGCATATGAAATTGGAAAAAAATACCAAATAGACATGAATTTTTTTGAAATAATATATAATATTCTTTATAATAATGTTAAGCCTATTTCACTTTTAAATAATGTCTTTAGAGACGTGAAATTAGTTTAA
- the der gene encoding ribosome biogenesis GTPase Der, whose protein sequence is MKKGIVAIVGRPNVGKSSLFNRIIREKKSIVEDTSGVTRDRIYGTAEWLTREFIVIDTGGITLEDQPFAKEIKVQAEIAMEEADVIVFLLNHQEGLSDEDKMIAKILYKTRKPIILAVNKYDKKTSDFDQYEYMSLGLGEPVLISATHGIGTGDLLDSIIHQMPLHEEINKDDKTRVSIIGRPNVGKSSLVNSLIGEDRMIVSDIPGTTLDAVDSVVKVNNIEYILIDTAGIRKKSKIFQNVEKYSYLRSLSTINGSNVVLLMLDASVPITDLDTNIGGLAFEEKKPIIIIANKWDLVENKEKEILRKEEEIRTYFKYLAYAKILFVSAHDKTRITKIFTTVEDIGIALDKKIKTSVFNEVLNKAQLINPAPNFNGGRLKIYYGAQVEAYLPTFVLFVNNPDYVHFSYKRFLENQIRLQFGFEGVPMSIIFRERK, encoded by the coding sequence ATGAAAAAAGGAATAGTCGCAATTGTTGGAAGACCTAACGTTGGTAAGTCATCATTGTTTAATCGAATCATTAGAGAGAAGAAATCGATTGTTGAAGATACTTCAGGAGTTACAAGAGACCGGATTTATGGAACAGCAGAATGATTAACTAGAGAATTCATTGTAATTGATACAGGTGGAATTACTTTAGAAGATCAGCCATTTGCAAAAGAAATAAAAGTTCAAGCAGAAATAGCAATGGAAGAAGCAGATGTAATTGTATTCTTGTTAAACCATCAAGAAGGGCTATCTGATGAAGACAAAATGATTGCAAAAATTTTGTATAAAACAAGAAAACCAATTATTTTAGCAGTTAATAAATATGATAAAAAAACTTCTGATTTTGATCAATATGAATATATGAGTCTAGGACTTGGTGAACCAGTACTTATTAGTGCAACACACGGAATTGGAACTGGAGATTTATTAGATAGCATCATTCATCAAATGCCTTTACATGAAGAAATTAATAAAGATGATAAAACAAGAGTTTCAATTATTGGAAGACCAAATGTTGGTAAATCTTCATTGGTTAACTCATTAATTGGTGAAGACAGAATGATTGTTAGTGATATTCCAGGTACAACACTAGATGCTGTTGATTCAGTCGTTAAAGTTAATAATATTGAATATATATTAATTGATACAGCAGGGATTAGAAAAAAATCAAAGATTTTTCAAAATGTTGAAAAATATAGTTACTTAAGATCTTTATCAACAATCAATGGTAGTAATGTTGTATTGCTAATGTTAGATGCATCAGTACCAATTACAGATTTAGATACAAATATTGGTGGATTGGCTTTTGAAGAAAAAAAACCAATTATCATTATTGCAAATAAATGAGATTTAGTTGAAAACAAAGAAAAAGAAATATTAAGAAAAGAAGAAGAAATTAGAACTTACTTTAAATATCTAGCTTATGCAAAAATTCTATTTGTTTCAGCACATGATAAAACAAGAATTACTAAAATTTTTACAACAGTTGAAGATATTGGAATAGCGCTTGATAAAAAAATTAAGACTTCTGTATTTAATGAAGTTTTAAACAAAGCTCAATTAATTAATCCAGCACCAAACTTTAATGGTGGTAGATTAAAAATATATTATGGTGCACAAGTTGAAGCATATTTACCAACATTTGTACTATTTGTAAATAATCCTGATTATGTTCACTTTTCATACAAAAGATTTTTAGAGAATCAAATAAGACTTCAATTTGGTTTTGAAGGCGTACCAATGTCAATTATTTTCAGAGAAAGGAAATAA